A window of the Sphaerobacter thermophilus DSM 20745 genome harbors these coding sequences:
- a CDS encoding cell division protein FtsL: MSTVTRVGRAQTARRERRRYVSLNGAALVIVAGVAVSVIGILYLIQTSHVASLGYELSRIERERNELAMENARLSYLVAEEESLEKVERVATEELGMRPLTRYRFLEVQAPLEEELPPPPTPAPYSESLWERVWRGLTGVGRAQAPAAGPPALPGLGGGE, encoded by the coding sequence ATGAGTACGGTCACGCGGGTTGGACGAGCGCAAACTGCGCGGCGCGAGCGGCGACGCTACGTCTCGCTCAACGGCGCGGCGCTGGTGATCGTGGCCGGGGTGGCGGTGTCCGTCATCGGCATCCTGTACCTGATCCAGACCAGCCACGTCGCCAGCCTCGGCTATGAACTCAGCCGCATCGAGCGTGAGCGGAACGAGTTGGCGATGGAGAACGCGCGGCTCAGCTACCTCGTGGCCGAGGAGGAGTCGCTGGAGAAGGTCGAGCGCGTCGCGACAGAGGAGTTGGGGATGCGACCACTGACGCGCTACCGCTTCCTGGAGGTGCAGGCGCCGCTGGAGGAGGAGCTTCCGCCACCCCCGACGCCGGCTCCTTACTCTGAATCGCTCTGGGAGCGGGTGTGGCGTGGTCTGACCGGGGTCGGTCGCGCACAGGCACCGGCGGCCGGACCGCCCGCGCTGCCGGGCCTCGGGGGAGGCGAGTGA
- a CDS encoding acyl-CoA carboxylase epsilon subunit, protein MIEETRSLGRVEVRPQPSPEELAAIGAVLRARKARQDEAGPAPMPAWVEAGRREAMRAREVGPTPGGWARAARLGTVR, encoded by the coding sequence ATGATCGAGGAGACGCGGTCGCTAGGGCGGGTGGAAGTCCGGCCGCAGCCGTCGCCGGAGGAGCTGGCGGCCATCGGCGCCGTGCTGCGAGCGCGCAAGGCGCGGCAAGACGAGGCGGGGCCGGCGCCGATGCCTGCCTGGGTGGAGGCGGGGCGGCGTGAGGCGATGCGCGCACGGGAGGTCGGCCCGACGCCGGGCGGCTGGGCGCGGGCGGCGCGGCTGGGCACTGTGCGGTAG
- a CDS encoding UDP-N-acetylmuramoyl-tripeptide--D-alanyl-D-alanine ligase has protein sequence MLTLREVLEGSRGALRGAADLGTPVRRVWHDSREIEPGDLFVAVVGERLDGHDFLAEAFARGAVAALVDRAHVPRLPEGLGPLIVVPDTVAGLQDLAAFWRDSHDVAVVGITGSIGKSSTKEVVWSVASQRFRAIRSQRSFNNEIGLPLSLMEIGSDTEVVVLEIGGAYAPGEISRLAEIARPTIGVVTNVSHSHLARMGSLEAIAATKAELPASLPEDGVAVLNGDDLRVRLMADKCRCRVIRYGLAPDCEVRAENVESHGLDGISFDLLVDGGRHHVHVPLLGQHSVHTVLAGVSVGLALGMSVEETLPGLRDPSIQLRLLVVPAIGGATLIDDTYNANPTSSLAALNLLAELPARRRIAAFGDMLELGSYEEEGHRIVGKRAAAVVDRLFTMGPRARIIADEAVASGLAPDAVVAVDTKQDLIDALKETMREGDVVLVKGSRGIQLEHVVAALRDRTRSA, from the coding sequence ATGTTGACGCTGCGCGAGGTGCTGGAAGGGTCCCGCGGGGCACTGCGCGGCGCGGCCGACCTCGGCACGCCGGTGCGGCGGGTCTGGCACGACTCGCGGGAGATCGAGCCGGGCGACCTCTTCGTCGCCGTGGTGGGCGAGCGCCTGGACGGGCACGACTTCCTGGCCGAGGCCTTCGCCCGCGGCGCCGTGGCAGCCCTGGTCGATCGCGCCCACGTGCCGCGCCTCCCAGAGGGGCTCGGTCCATTGATCGTGGTGCCCGACACCGTGGCGGGCTTGCAGGATCTGGCTGCGTTCTGGCGCGACAGCCACGACGTGGCCGTGGTCGGCATCACCGGGAGCATCGGGAAGTCGAGCACCAAGGAAGTCGTCTGGTCGGTTGCCTCCCAACGCTTCCGCGCCATCCGCAGCCAGCGCAGCTTCAACAACGAGATCGGCCTGCCGCTGAGCCTGATGGAGATCGGCAGCGACACTGAGGTGGTAGTGCTCGAGATCGGCGGCGCCTACGCGCCGGGGGAGATCTCGCGGCTGGCCGAGATCGCCCGTCCAACGATCGGCGTCGTCACCAACGTCAGCCATTCCCACCTGGCTCGCATGGGTTCGCTGGAGGCGATCGCGGCCACCAAGGCGGAACTCCCGGCCTCGCTGCCGGAGGATGGGGTGGCCGTCCTGAACGGCGACGACCTGCGGGTGCGCCTCATGGCCGACAAGTGCCGCTGCCGGGTCATCCGCTACGGTCTGGCGCCCGACTGCGAGGTCCGCGCCGAGAACGTCGAGAGCCACGGGTTGGACGGCATCTCGTTCGACCTGCTGGTGGACGGGGGCCGCCACCACGTGCACGTGCCGCTGCTGGGGCAGCACAGTGTCCACACCGTGCTGGCGGGGGTGTCCGTCGGTCTGGCGCTCGGGATGTCCGTCGAGGAGACCCTGCCGGGCCTGCGCGACCCGAGCATCCAACTGCGGCTCCTGGTGGTGCCGGCAATCGGCGGGGCGACGCTCATCGACGACACCTACAACGCCAACCCGACCTCCAGCCTGGCGGCGCTGAACCTGCTGGCCGAGCTGCCGGCTCGGCGACGCATCGCGGCCTTCGGGGACATGCTGGAGCTGGGGAGCTACGAGGAGGAAGGGCATCGGATCGTCGGCAAGCGGGCCGCGGCGGTAGTCGATCGACTCTTCACCATGGGGCCGCGTGCTCGGATCATCGCCGACGAGGCGGTCGCGAGCGGGCTGGCACCTGATGCCGTCGTGGCGGTAGACACCAAGCAGGATCTGATCGACGCGCTGAAGGAGACGATGCGCGAGGGGGACGTCGTGCTGGTGAAGGGGTCGAGGGGGATCCAACTGGAACACGTGGTGGCCGCGCTTCGTGATCGGACACGCTCCGCATGA
- the mraZ gene encoding division/cell wall cluster transcriptional repressor MraZ: MFLGRYSHNLDAKGRLAIPARFREALGSDVVITRGIDRCLSLYPMAAWQPLAEKVSALPISDPDARTFRRMVFAEAATAEFDRQGRILIPPDLRRYAGLDREAIVVGMHTYIEIWSPEQWEAQAEMMDSEGSSIAQRLASLI; encoded by the coding sequence GTGTTCCTCGGGCGCTACAGCCACAATCTGGATGCCAAAGGACGGCTGGCGATCCCGGCGCGCTTCCGCGAGGCGCTCGGTTCCGACGTCGTGATCACGCGCGGTATCGATCGCTGCCTCTCCCTCTACCCGATGGCCGCCTGGCAGCCGCTGGCGGAGAAGGTGTCCGCCCTCCCCATCAGCGACCCGGACGCTCGTACCTTCCGGCGCATGGTGTTCGCTGAGGCCGCCACCGCCGAGTTCGATCGCCAGGGCCGCATCCTCATTCCCCCTGACCTGCGACGCTATGCCGGTCTGGACCGCGAGGCGATCGTGGTCGGCATGCACACCTACATCGAGATTTGGAGCCCGGAGCAGTGGGAGGCTCAGGCCGAGATGATGGACAGCGAGGGCTCCAGCATCGCGCAGCGGCTGGCCTCGCTGATCTAA
- a CDS encoding acyl-CoA carboxylase subunit beta, with translation MAVEQRAKRERLEQIRAEIAAQEAEAAEKQHARGKLTARERIDLLLDPGSFVELDAMVRHRSHYFGMDKRRPYGDGVVTGYGTVDGRTVAVFSQDFTIFGGSLGEAFAEKMVKIMDLALKIGCPIIGINDSAGARIQEGVEGLAGYGEVFYRNVQASGVVPQLSLIAGPCAGGAVYSPAMTDFIFMVKGTSQMFITGPDVIKTVTGEEVTHEELGGAMTHTSVSGVAHFAAEDEEDLFVQVRHLLSYLPSNNLEHPPYEPPMDDPERQDPELDDVVPEVSSKAYDMHDVISRIVDDGEFLEVQPNWARNIIIGFARLDGHVVGIVANQPKVLAGTLDIDASAKAARFVRFCDAFNIPLITFVDVPGFLPGTNQEYGGIIRHGSKLLYAYCEATVPKLTVITRKAYGGAYVVMCSKALRSDFNVAWPTAEVAVMGPEAAVNLVQRREIAAAPDPEARRKELVAEYEREFANPFQVASRGYVDDVIAPSQTRPWLIRALRAARTKRVSVPARKHGNIPL, from the coding sequence ATGGCTGTCGAACAGCGCGCCAAGCGCGAGCGGCTGGAGCAGATTCGCGCCGAGATCGCGGCGCAGGAGGCTGAGGCGGCCGAGAAGCAGCATGCCCGCGGCAAGTTGACGGCCCGCGAGCGCATCGACCTGCTGCTCGATCCCGGCTCGTTCGTCGAGCTGGACGCAATGGTGCGACACCGCTCGCATTACTTCGGCATGGACAAGCGGCGCCCCTACGGTGACGGCGTGGTCACCGGCTACGGCACGGTCGATGGCCGCACCGTGGCGGTCTTTTCGCAGGACTTCACCATCTTCGGCGGCAGCCTGGGCGAAGCCTTCGCCGAGAAGATGGTCAAGATCATGGACCTGGCGCTGAAGATCGGCTGCCCGATCATCGGCATCAACGACTCGGCGGGTGCCCGCATCCAGGAGGGGGTCGAGGGGCTGGCCGGCTACGGCGAGGTTTTCTATCGGAACGTGCAGGCCTCCGGCGTGGTGCCGCAGCTCTCGCTGATCGCCGGGCCGTGCGCGGGCGGCGCGGTCTACTCCCCGGCCATGACCGACTTCATCTTCATGGTCAAGGGCACCAGCCAGATGTTCATCACCGGGCCAGACGTGATCAAGACCGTCACCGGCGAGGAGGTCACCCACGAAGAGCTGGGCGGGGCGATGACGCACACCTCCGTCAGCGGGGTGGCGCACTTCGCCGCCGAGGATGAGGAGGATCTCTTCGTCCAGGTGCGGCATCTGCTGTCGTACCTGCCGTCGAACAACCTGGAGCATCCTCCGTACGAACCGCCGATGGACGACCCCGAGCGGCAGGATCCGGAGCTGGACGACGTGGTGCCGGAGGTCTCGAGCAAGGCCTACGACATGCATGACGTCATCAGCCGGATCGTCGACGATGGGGAGTTCCTCGAGGTTCAGCCGAACTGGGCGCGCAACATCATCATCGGGTTCGCGCGTCTCGACGGGCATGTGGTCGGCATCGTGGCGAACCAGCCCAAGGTGCTGGCCGGGACGCTCGACATCGACGCCTCGGCCAAAGCGGCGCGCTTCGTCCGCTTCTGCGATGCCTTCAACATCCCGCTGATCACCTTCGTCGATGTCCCCGGGTTCCTGCCCGGCACCAACCAGGAGTACGGCGGGATCATCCGGCACGGCTCGAAGCTGCTCTATGCGTACTGCGAGGCGACCGTGCCGAAGCTCACAGTCATCACGCGCAAGGCGTACGGCGGGGCCTACGTCGTGATGTGCTCCAAGGCGCTGCGGTCCGACTTCAACGTCGCCTGGCCCACGGCCGAGGTTGCGGTGATGGGGCCGGAGGCGGCTGTCAACCTGGTGCAGCGACGGGAGATCGCGGCTGCGCCCGACCCGGAGGCGCGCCGGAAGGAGCTGGTGGCCGAGTACGAGCGGGAGTTTGCCAACCCCTTCCAGGTCGCCTCGCGCGGCTACGTGGACGACGTCATTGCGCCGAGCCAGACGCGGCCCTGGCTGATCCGGGCGCTGCGCGCGGCGCGGACGAAGCGGGTGAGCGTGCCGGCCCGCAAGCATGGGAACATCCCGCTATGA
- the fni gene encoding type 2 isopentenyl-diphosphate Delta-isomerase, translating to MARVQSSRAEPTATPKRKAEHLRINLDEDVSAKGVTTGFERYRFVPAALPEIDLDQVDTGTTLFGRRLAAPLLISCMTGGVPEAERINLTLAGAAQEIGLAVGLGSGRVLLEHPEVLPTFRVRPEAPDVLLLANLGAVQLNLGVGPDQCRWLVEQLEADALVLHLNALQEALQPGGDTRFAGLLDRIAALCAVLEVPVIVKEVGWGIPPDTVVRLFEAGVAAVDVAGAGGTSWSEVERHRMEGEVRRRVAAAFAGWGIPTAEALRGARRVAPDRLIFASGGIRDGMDAAKAVALGADLVGMAGPFLRAADQGPEAVHDLATELIETLRITMFCIGASTLEELRGTPRLVPESPAGLGVATEDLIFRTTGAREFIDITEAVAGVARRSGIQDGIVHIFSSHTTAAIRINEHESLLLTDFQEMLERLAPCAGPYEHDDLARRTGVGPDEPRNGHSHCQHLLLASSESVPLVGGRLALGLWQRIFLIELDDARERRITVQVVGR from the coding sequence GTGGCTCGAGTGCAGTCGTCCCGGGCCGAGCCCACTGCGACGCCCAAACGCAAGGCCGAGCATCTTCGCATCAATCTCGACGAGGATGTTTCCGCGAAGGGCGTCACCACCGGGTTCGAGCGCTACCGCTTCGTCCCCGCAGCCCTCCCCGAGATCGATCTGGACCAGGTCGACACCGGAACCACCCTCTTTGGCCGCCGGCTCGCCGCGCCGCTCCTGATCTCATGCATGACCGGGGGCGTGCCCGAGGCTGAACGCATCAACCTCACGCTGGCGGGCGCCGCCCAGGAGATCGGGCTGGCCGTCGGCCTGGGATCCGGCCGGGTGCTGCTGGAGCACCCGGAGGTACTGCCCACCTTCCGGGTGCGGCCCGAGGCGCCGGACGTGCTCCTGCTGGCCAACCTCGGCGCCGTGCAGTTGAACCTCGGGGTCGGACCGGACCAGTGCCGCTGGCTCGTCGAGCAACTCGAAGCCGACGCCCTGGTGCTGCACCTGAACGCGCTGCAGGAGGCACTGCAACCCGGAGGCGACACCCGCTTCGCGGGCCTGCTCGACCGGATCGCCGCCCTCTGCGCCGTCCTCGAGGTGCCGGTCATCGTCAAGGAGGTCGGATGGGGTATCCCGCCCGACACGGTCGTCCGCCTCTTCGAGGCCGGCGTCGCTGCGGTGGACGTGGCCGGGGCCGGCGGCACCTCCTGGAGCGAGGTCGAGCGGCACCGGATGGAAGGGGAGGTCCGCCGCCGGGTGGCAGCCGCGTTCGCCGGGTGGGGGATCCCCACGGCCGAGGCGCTGCGCGGCGCGCGTCGCGTCGCGCCCGACCGGCTGATCTTCGCCAGCGGCGGCATCCGCGACGGCATGGACGCCGCCAAGGCCGTCGCACTGGGGGCCGATCTGGTCGGCATGGCCGGTCCGTTCCTCCGCGCGGCCGACCAGGGACCGGAAGCGGTCCACGACCTCGCGACGGAGTTGATCGAAACCCTGCGCATCACGATGTTCTGCATCGGCGCATCGACCCTCGAGGAGCTGCGCGGCACGCCGCGCCTGGTGCCCGAGAGCCCTGCCGGGCTCGGCGTCGCCACCGAGGACCTGATCTTCCGGACGACGGGGGCGCGGGAGTTCATCGACATCACCGAGGCAGTGGCCGGCGTGGCCCGCCGCTCCGGCATTCAGGACGGCATCGTCCACATCTTCTCCAGCCACACGACCGCGGCCATCCGGATCAATGAGCATGAGTCCCTGCTGCTGACCGACTTCCAGGAGATGCTGGAGCGGCTCGCGCCGTGCGCTGGACCCTACGAGCACGACGATCTGGCGCGCCGCACCGGGGTCGGCCCGGACGAGCCCCGCAACGGGCACTCCCACTGCCAGCACCTGCTCCTCGCCTCCAGCGAGAGCGTCCCACTGGTCGGCGGCCGCCTGGCGCTCGGCCTGTGGCAGCGCATCTTCCTGATCGAACTCGACGACGCCCGTGAGCGCCGGATCACAGTGCAAGTGGTAGGCCGGTGA
- a CDS encoding acetyl/propionyl/methylcrotonyl-CoA carboxylase subunit alpha: MDGRVPAFRKVLVANRGEIALRVMRACRELGIASVAVYGDDERDAPHVRYADEAYRIPSTQPLPYLDIAALLEVARAAGAEAVHPGYGFLAENADFARACAEAGIVFIGPPPEAIAAMGDKVAARRVAQDAGVPVVPGSDGPVDADGAAAFGAAHGYPIAIKAAAGGGGRGFRVVWDAGEVAEAHRAASGEAERYFGDPTVYVERYLDHPRHVEVQVFADAHGNVVALGERDCSIQRRHQKLIEESPSPAIDAATRRRMGETAVALARAVGYRGAGTVEFLYQDGEFFFIEMNTRIQVEHPVTELVTGIDLVKEQIRVAAGCPLSFDSNVPLLGHAIEVRINAEDPARGFTPTPGQITTYRAPAGFGVRVDSAAEPGFTILPQYDSLIAKLIVWGRDRDEALTRLGRALDEFAVEGVATTIPFHRAVLAVPSFREGTFDTRFLERHPEVLEGLAAAAGTAASNPAPADPPAEPEVYVVEVAGKRFDVRLFPAGDARPARRSRPRVSSSRSGSTAPAGREDLTSPIQGTVLSVAVAEGDRVRQGDLVCVIEAMKMENEITAPHDGVVRAVDVAPGQTVQIGARLARIEADGAS, from the coding sequence TTGGACGGGCGGGTGCCGGCGTTTCGGAAGGTCCTGGTGGCCAACCGTGGCGAGATCGCGCTGCGGGTGATGCGCGCGTGCCGCGAGCTGGGCATCGCGAGCGTCGCGGTCTACGGCGACGACGAGCGGGACGCCCCGCACGTGCGCTACGCCGACGAGGCCTACCGTATCCCCTCCACGCAGCCGCTGCCCTACCTCGACATCGCCGCCCTGCTCGAAGTCGCGCGCGCCGCCGGAGCCGAGGCGGTCCATCCCGGCTACGGCTTCCTGGCCGAAAACGCCGACTTTGCTCGCGCGTGCGCCGAGGCCGGTATCGTCTTCATCGGCCCGCCGCCGGAGGCGATCGCGGCCATGGGGGACAAGGTGGCCGCGCGCCGGGTGGCACAGGATGCCGGGGTGCCGGTGGTGCCCGGCAGCGACGGGCCGGTCGATGCCGACGGTGCGGCCGCCTTCGGCGCGGCGCACGGCTATCCGATCGCCATCAAGGCGGCGGCCGGGGGTGGTGGGCGCGGGTTCCGCGTCGTGTGGGATGCGGGAGAGGTGGCTGAGGCACACCGCGCGGCGTCCGGCGAGGCTGAGCGCTACTTCGGCGACCCGACGGTCTACGTCGAGCGCTACCTGGACCACCCGCGGCACGTCGAGGTTCAGGTCTTCGCCGACGCCCACGGCAACGTCGTCGCGCTCGGCGAGCGTGACTGCTCGATCCAGCGGCGCCATCAGAAGCTGATCGAAGAGAGCCCGTCCCCCGCCATCGACGCGGCAACCCGCAGGCGGATGGGGGAGACGGCCGTGGCGCTGGCCCGCGCGGTGGGCTACCGCGGCGCGGGGACGGTCGAGTTCCTGTACCAGGATGGCGAGTTCTTCTTCATTGAGATGAACACCCGCATTCAGGTCGAGCACCCGGTGACGGAGCTGGTGACCGGGATCGACCTGGTCAAGGAGCAGATCCGGGTAGCGGCCGGCTGCCCGCTCTCCTTCGACTCCAACGTCCCGCTCCTCGGGCACGCGATCGAGGTGCGCATCAATGCCGAGGACCCGGCCCGTGGCTTCACCCCGACCCCCGGGCAGATCACGACCTATCGCGCTCCGGCCGGCTTCGGCGTGCGGGTCGACAGCGCCGCCGAGCCCGGTTTCACCATCCTTCCGCAGTACGACTCACTGATCGCCAAGCTCATCGTCTGGGGTCGTGACCGGGACGAGGCGCTGACGCGACTGGGCCGGGCGCTCGACGAGTTCGCCGTCGAGGGCGTGGCCACGACGATCCCGTTCCACCGGGCGGTGCTGGCCGTGCCGTCCTTCCGCGAGGGTACGTTCGACACGCGGTTCCTGGAGCGCCACCCGGAGGTGCTGGAGGGTCTGGCGGCCGCGGCCGGTACTGCTGCATCGAACCCGGCGCCGGCGGATCCGCCCGCGGAGCCGGAGGTCTACGTGGTCGAAGTGGCGGGGAAGCGCTTCGACGTCCGGCTCTTCCCGGCCGGCGATGCGCGCCCGGCGCGGCGCTCCCGTCCGCGCGTGAGTTCGTCGCGGTCCGGCTCGACTGCCCCGGCCGGGCGCGAAGATCTGACCAGCCCGATCCAGGGGACCGTCCTCTCGGTCGCCGTGGCGGAGGGCGACCGTGTGCGGCAGGGGGATCTCGTCTGCGTCATCGAGGCGATGAAGATGGAGAATGAGATCACCGCGCCGCACGACGGTGTGGTGCGTGCGGTCGACGTGGCGCCCGGGCAGACGGTGCAGATCGGGGCGCGGCTGGCCCGGATCGAGGCGGACGGCGCATCGTGA
- a CDS encoding peptidoglycan D,D-transpeptidase FtsI family protein: MRRPYAIPRRRINVLFAAFLIFSLAISYRVVSFQVVRSHELAAEAHAIRYREEDVPAQRGDIRDARGRPLATNMPVDRVVAIVDKIEDPRLTAELLAPLIGRSVDYIYERLTDPNLEWVWLQRQLSPEVSAKIRELKLPGIVLDPEPRRVYPMGDFASHVLGFVNYDYVGSYGVEGAYNDIVGGEPGKLIGERDAAGNVIALSRSTLDPPIDGANLTLTIDSAVQRVAEQALDEAIAQQRASGGTVIVQNPKTGEILAMASRPSFDPNQFEQVTDPALFNNPAISSTYEPGSTLKVLVMALGLETGVVSPTTTWEGAQSRVIPGGARITNALEQDFGPETMTEVLQHSSNLGIMWVADLVNQDRFYRGLVSFGIGEQTGVDLAAESDGLLPLPGGPNWTPASFYTHSFGQGLAVTPLQLVNAISALANGGNLMKPYVVKEIERADGTEVNQPEVVRRVVSEETSRQITEMLTTVMETTYERFKVPGYDIAAKTGTAQIPSPNGGYEEDATIASMVGYGPSQDPQFTVLVKIDRPQESPWGETAAGPAFQKIFQELFLLYGIPPSDPDAASGSPVTPSTSSTP; this comes from the coding sequence ATGCGCCGTCCCTATGCCATCCCCCGCCGCCGGATCAACGTGCTGTTCGCCGCGTTCCTGATCTTCTCGCTGGCGATCAGCTACCGCGTCGTGTCGTTCCAGGTGGTGCGCAGCCACGAGCTGGCCGCCGAGGCGCACGCCATCCGCTACCGGGAGGAGGACGTCCCGGCCCAGCGGGGCGATATCCGCGACGCGCGCGGCCGCCCGCTGGCGACCAACATGCCGGTCGACCGGGTGGTGGCCATCGTGGACAAGATCGAGGATCCACGCCTGACGGCGGAGCTGTTGGCGCCGCTGATCGGTCGCAGCGTCGACTACATCTACGAGCGGCTGACTGACCCCAATCTGGAGTGGGTCTGGCTCCAGCGTCAGCTCAGCCCGGAGGTGTCGGCTAAGATCCGGGAGTTGAAGCTGCCCGGGATCGTGCTCGATCCCGAGCCGCGGCGGGTCTACCCGATGGGTGATTTCGCCTCGCACGTGCTAGGCTTCGTCAACTACGATTACGTCGGCTCCTACGGTGTCGAGGGGGCGTACAACGACATCGTCGGGGGCGAGCCGGGGAAGCTCATCGGGGAGCGGGATGCCGCGGGGAACGTGATCGCATTGAGTCGCAGCACACTGGACCCGCCGATCGACGGCGCGAATCTGACCCTGACGATCGACAGCGCGGTCCAGCGCGTGGCTGAGCAGGCGCTTGACGAGGCCATCGCCCAGCAGCGGGCCTCGGGCGGCACGGTCATCGTCCAGAATCCCAAGACGGGCGAGATCCTGGCCATGGCCAGCCGGCCGTCGTTCGACCCCAACCAGTTCGAGCAGGTAACCGACCCGGCCCTCTTCAACAACCCGGCCATCAGCTCGACCTACGAACCGGGTTCCACTCTCAAGGTGCTGGTGATGGCGCTCGGGCTGGAAACCGGCGTGGTCTCGCCGACGACCACCTGGGAGGGTGCACAGTCCCGGGTTATCCCGGGGGGCGCCCGGATCACCAACGCGCTGGAGCAGGATTTCGGCCCCGAGACGATGACCGAGGTGCTGCAGCACTCCAGCAACCTCGGCATCATGTGGGTGGCGGACCTGGTGAACCAGGACCGCTTCTACCGGGGGCTGGTGTCGTTCGGCATCGGGGAGCAGACCGGCGTCGACCTGGCCGCTGAGTCGGACGGGCTGCTGCCGCTGCCGGGCGGTCCGAACTGGACGCCTGCCAGCTTCTACACGCACTCGTTCGGCCAGGGGCTGGCGGTGACGCCGCTGCAGTTGGTCAACGCCATCTCGGCTCTGGCCAACGGTGGCAACCTGATGAAGCCGTACGTGGTCAAGGAGATCGAGCGGGCTGACGGCACCGAGGTGAACCAGCCGGAGGTCGTGCGCCGCGTGGTCTCCGAGGAGACATCGCGTCAGATCACCGAGATGCTGACGACGGTGATGGAGACCACCTACGAACGCTTCAAGGTGCCGGGCTACGACATCGCGGCCAAGACCGGCACGGCGCAGATCCCGTCGCCCAACGGCGGCTACGAAGAGGATGCGACGATCGCCTCGATGGTCGGGTACGGGCCCTCGCAGGATCCACAGTTCACCGTTCTGGTCAAGATCGACCGGCCGCAGGAGTCGCCCTGGGGCGAGACTGCCGCCGGTCCGGCCTTCCAGAAGATTTTCCAGGAACTGTTCCTGCTGTACGGCATTCCACCGAGTGACCCGGACGCTGCCAGCGGGTCACCGGTCACGCCCTCGACATCGAGCACGCCCTGA
- a CDS encoding SPW repeat protein: MHQESREFDLTERLRISTLIIVLVAIWLMLSPFVLDYNHLRDSAWNAIAVAWVAAFIAGLRVTGAADEGWLSWVNALIGLYLIASPWIWGDADNLTLVVNHVICGLFITSMAAWSALGTPTLTSRA; this comes from the coding sequence ATGCACCAGGAATCGCGCGAATTCGACCTGACCGAACGCCTGCGCATCTCGACCCTGATCATCGTCCTCGTCGCGATCTGGCTCATGCTCTCGCCGTTCGTCCTGGACTACAACCATCTGCGCGACTCGGCCTGGAACGCGATCGCCGTGGCCTGGGTGGCAGCGTTCATCGCCGGGCTGCGCGTCACCGGCGCAGCGGACGAGGGCTGGCTGAGCTGGGTGAACGCGCTGATCGGGCTCTACCTGATCGCATCGCCGTGGATCTGGGGCGACGCGGACAACCTGACCCTGGTGGTGAACCACGTGATATGCGGCCTGTTCATCACCAGCATGGCCGCCTGGTCCGCGCTCGGCACCCCCACCCTGACCTCCCGAGCCTGA
- the rsmH gene encoding 16S rRNA (cytosine(1402)-N(4))-methyltransferase RsmH: MSTDALPGNTPFDASRPSGHQPVMLAESLNLLQVRPGGRYIDATFGGGGHTRAILEASSPDGRVLALDADPAAVARAEALAEEVGPRLTVRHGNFAQIARLARAAGFDAVDGVLMDLGFSSFQIDEPSRGFSFQRPGPLDMRFDPTTGSSAREIVNTWDEADLSRIIFEYGEEPKARRIARAIVAARRERPIETTDHLAAIVEQAVGGRRGRAIHPATRTFQALRIAVNRELEVLEQGLAGALDVLAPGGRLVVIAFHSLEDRIVKQYFRTEARDCICPPETPVCVCGHRARLRVVTPKPLRPTEAEQALNPRSRSARLRAAERLP; the protein is encoded by the coding sequence ATGTCCACCGACGCCCTTCCGGGTAACACGCCGTTTGACGCGTCCCGGCCGTCCGGCCATCAGCCGGTCATGTTGGCCGAGTCGCTCAACCTCCTCCAGGTTCGACCCGGCGGGCGGTACATCGACGCCACCTTCGGCGGCGGTGGGCACACCCGAGCCATCCTGGAGGCCAGTTCGCCCGATGGCCGCGTGCTGGCGCTGGATGCCGACCCGGCGGCTGTGGCCCGAGCCGAGGCGCTCGCGGAGGAGGTCGGCCCACGCCTGACCGTGCGCCACGGCAACTTTGCCCAGATTGCGCGCCTGGCGCGCGCGGCCGGCTTCGACGCGGTCGACGGCGTCCTGATGGACCTCGGCTTTTCCTCGTTCCAGATCGATGAGCCGTCGCGCGGGTTCTCCTTCCAGCGGCCCGGCCCGCTCGATATGCGGTTCGATCCGACGACGGGATCCAGCGCGCGGGAGATCGTCAACACCTGGGACGAGGCGGACCTCTCGCGGATCATCTTCGAGTATGGCGAGGAGCCGAAGGCACGCCGGATCGCCCGCGCCATCGTCGCGGCCCGGCGCGAGCGGCCGATCGAAACGACCGACCACCTGGCGGCGATCGTGGAACAGGCCGTCGGGGGGCGGCGCGGGCGCGCGATCCATCCCGCCACACGGACCTTCCAGGCACTGCGCATCGCGGTCAACCGTGAACTTGAGGTGCTGGAGCAGGGGCTTGCCGGCGCCCTTGATGTGCTCGCCCCTGGCGGGCGGCTGGTGGTGATCGCGTTCCACTCTCTGGAGGATCGGATCGTGAAGCAATACTTCCGCACCGAGGCGCGAGACTGCATCTGCCCGCCCGAGACGCCCGTATGTGTCTGCGGACATCGCGCGCGGCTGCGGGTTGTCACGCCCAAGCCGCTGCGCCCGACGGAGGCCGAGCAGGCGCTGAACCCGCGCAGCCGGAGCGCCCGGTTGCGCGCAGCGGAGCGGCTGCCATGA